The Neisseria sicca genome includes a window with the following:
- a CDS encoding RrF2 family transcriptional regulator, with amino-acid sequence MYLTQHTDYGLRVLIYAAVNDDSLVNIGTIAEAYNISKSHLMKVVTALVKGGFLTSTRGKGGGLRLADTPDKINVGAVVRHLEPMQIVECMGENNECLITPSCRLAGILGGAIKAFFAHLDGFTLQDLLNKPTYDLLYEPKIEIIAEKVNGKTA; translated from the coding sequence ATGTATCTGACGCAACATACGGATTATGGTCTGCGGGTATTGATTTATGCGGCCGTAAACGACGATTCGTTAGTCAATATCGGAACCATTGCCGAAGCCTATAACATTTCCAAAAGTCATCTGATGAAAGTCGTTACCGCGCTTGTCAAAGGCGGATTTCTAACCAGTACAAGAGGGAAAGGGGGCGGACTGCGTCTTGCCGATACTCCCGACAAAATCAACGTTGGCGCAGTCGTGCGCCATCTTGAGCCTATGCAGATTGTCGAATGTATGGGGGAAAACAACGAATGCCTGATTACGCCATCCTGCCGTCTTGCCGGTATTTTGGGCGGAGCGATTAAGGCTTTCTTTGCACATTTGGACGGATTCACTTTGCAAGATTTGCTTAATAAGCCGACTTATGATTTGTTGTATGAACCGAAAATTGAAATCATTGCAGAAAAAGTGAACGGCAAAACAGCATGA
- a CDS encoding hemerythrin domain-containing protein, which yields MKPLKRHPALIELSREHHHALSLCVRLLRTPAKSHQTELESHFLELEPHFAEEETMFAPYWQNIPVAMRERFEAEHAKLRGMMANPEYLNEAWNKDFAVTLRDHARFEERELFPAVEPFLPPPEGI from the coding sequence ATGAAGCCGTTAAAACGCCATCCAGCACTTATCGAACTTTCCCGCGAACACCATCACGCCCTTTCTCTCTGTGTCCGCCTTCTGCGTACGCCTGCTAAAAGCCACCAGACTGAGTTGGAATCCCATTTCCTTGAATTAGAACCGCATTTTGCTGAAGAGGAAACCATGTTTGCTCCATATTGGCAAAATATCCCTGTTGCGATGCGTGAGCGTTTCGAGGCTGAACACGCTAAATTGCGCGGCATGATGGCAAATCCTGAATATCTTAATGAAGCATGGAACAAAGACTTTGCCGTTACCCTGCGCGACCATGCGCGCTTTGAAGAACGCGAACTGTTTCCCGCAGTCGAACCGTTCCTGCCTCCGCCTGAAGGAATCTGA
- a CDS encoding NnrS family protein: MTAFFKHPVWAMAFRPFYSLAALYGALSILLWGFGYTGTPELSNFYWHAHEMIWGYAGLVVIAFLLTAVATWTGQPPTRGGVLAGLTAFWLAARIAVFIPGWGETASGILGTLFFWYGAVCMALPVIRSKNKRNYVAVFAIFVLGGTHAAFHFQLHAGNAAALLSGLQSGLIMVAGFIGLIGMRIISFFTSKRLNVPQIPSPTWVAHASLWLPMLTAMLMAHQALPWLSSAFAFAAGVIFTVQVYRWWYKAVLKEPMLWILFAGYLFTGLGLIAVGASYFHASFLNLGVHLIGVGGIGVLTLGMMARTALGHTGNSIYPPPKSVPIAFWLMIASTVIRMVAIFVSGTGYVHSIRTSAVLFALSLLLYAWKYIPWLIRPRADGKPG, translated from the coding sequence ATGACCGCCTTTTTCAAACACCCTGTTTGGGCAATGGCATTCCGCCCGTTCTACTCACTGGCGGCACTATACGGCGCACTCTCCATCCTGCTTTGGGGCTTCGGCTATACGGGTACGCCCGAGTTGTCCAATTTTTATTGGCACGCCCATGAGATGATCTGGGGCTATGCCGGACTCGTCGTCATTGCCTTTCTGTTGACTGCCGTTGCCACTTGGACGGGGCAGCCGCCCACGCGCGGCGGCGTTTTGGCAGGATTGACCGCTTTTTGGTTGGCGGCAAGGATTGCCGTTTTCATTCCGGGTTGGGGCGAAACCGCGAGCGGCATACTCGGCACTTTGTTTTTCTGGTACGGCGCGGTTTGCATGGCATTGCCTGTTATCCGGTCTAAAAACAAACGAAACTACGTCGCCGTATTCGCCATCTTCGTTTTAGGCGGAACGCACGCCGCATTCCACTTCCAACTGCATGCCGGAAACGCAGCCGCACTTCTCAGCGGGCTGCAATCCGGTTTGATTATGGTTGCAGGCTTTATCGGTCTGATCGGCATGCGGATCATTTCCTTCTTTACCTCCAAACGCTTGAACGTTCCGCAAATCCCCAGTCCGACATGGGTGGCGCACGCATCCCTTTGGTTGCCTATGTTGACTGCCATGCTGATGGCGCATCAAGCTCTGCCTTGGCTCTCATCTGCTTTTGCCTTCGCAGCGGGCGTGATTTTTACAGTGCAGGTTTACCGCTGGTGGTATAAAGCTGTTTTGAAAGAGCCAATGCTGTGGATTTTATTCGCAGGCTATTTGTTCACAGGCTTGGGACTGATTGCCGTCGGGGCTTCTTACTTTCACGCCTCGTTCCTTAATCTCGGCGTGCACCTTATCGGCGTTGGTGGTATCGGCGTCCTGACCTTGGGTATGATGGCGCGCACCGCGCTCGGGCATACCGGCAACTCTATCTACCCGCCGCCTAAGTCCGTCCCCATTGCCTTTTGGTTGATGATTGCTTCCACGGTTATCCGTATGGTGGCGATTTTCGTCAGTGGTACCGGCTATGTCCACAGCATCCGTACTTCCGCAGTCTTGTTTGCCCTGTCCTTGCTGCTTTACGCATGGAAATACATCCCTTGGCTCATCCGTCCGCGTGCGGATGGCAAACCGGGTTAA